Proteins found in one Nitrospirota bacterium genomic segment:
- a CDS encoding molybdopterin-binding protein encodes MPKTASIIIIGNEILSGRIEDANSSFLARELRKLGVKLRRIAVIPDEVEAIAGEVSRCAASTDFVFTAGGVGPTHDDVTMEGVARGLGMRTVLNPRLAEILRTECGPEAAQASMRMAELPEEAEVLQMEGLRFPPVVVRNVYIFPGIPEYLRAKFEAIKDRFRAAPFLMKKIYVAGEECFVAEHLHRVVDEFPRVLVGSYPAVNVPGYKVVVTLEALDPEALERAEARLLALIPEELVVKTE; translated from the coding sequence ATGCCCAAGACGGCCTCGATCATCATCATCGGAAACGAGATACTCTCCGGACGGATTGAGGACGCCAACTCCTCCTTCCTTGCCCGGGAGCTCCGCAAGCTCGGGGTCAAGCTCAGGCGCATCGCGGTCATCCCCGACGAGGTGGAGGCCATCGCCGGGGAGGTCTCCCGCTGCGCGGCCTCCACGGACTTCGTCTTCACCGCCGGGGGGGTGGGCCCCACCCACGACGACGTCACCATGGAGGGCGTGGCCCGGGGGCTGGGGATGCGCACGGTGCTGAACCCCCGCCTGGCCGAGATCCTCCGCACGGAATGCGGCCCCGAGGCCGCCCAAGCCTCCATGCGGATGGCGGAGCTTCCCGAGGAGGCCGAGGTCCTGCAGATGGAGGGCCTGCGCTTTCCTCCCGTGGTGGTCAGAAACGTCTACATCTTCCCCGGCATCCCGGAGTACCTGAGGGCCAAGTTCGAGGCCATCAAGGACCGCTTCCGCGCCGCGCCCTTCCTGATGAAAAAGATCTACGTCGCCGGGGAGGAGTGCTTCGTGGCCGAGCACCTGCACCGGGTGGTCGACGAGTTCCCCCGGGTCCTGGTGGGCTCCTACCCCGCGGTGAACGTCCCCGGCTACAAGGTCGTGGTCACCCTGGAGGCCCTGGACCCCGAGGCCCTCGAGCGCGCCGAGGCCCGCCTCCTCGCCCTCATACCGGAAGAGCTGGTGGTCAAAACCGAGTAG
- a CDS encoding gamma carbonic anhydrase family protein: MIIKHRGIEPKIDPSSYIAPTATVIGNVTIGAGTKVMFGAVINSEGSKVTIGEGTVVSENVVIRATAHGDKEHPVAIGENVFIGPHATILGGVLKPCCYIATGATVLHGAKVSSGSVVAVGGLVHADAVVPKDFFVPPYAIAIGDPVRLYGSDDKEEIIKAIMGIGFSKVAFDIDASGKTRAEIHKEAARIRADEYEAHFSDQIISKDEKTQSG; the protein is encoded by the coding sequence ATGATAATCAAACACCGGGGTATAGAGCCCAAAATAGACCCTTCCTCCTACATTGCCCCAACCGCCACCGTCATTGGCAACGTTACCATCGGTGCCGGGACAAAAGTTATGTTCGGCGCGGTCATTAATTCCGAGGGTTCCAAGGTGACCATTGGAGAAGGCACGGTAGTTTCTGAAAATGTCGTCATACGAGCGACGGCGCATGGGGATAAAGAGCATCCCGTGGCTATTGGCGAGAATGTGTTCATCGGTCCGCACGCGACAATCCTCGGCGGCGTGCTGAAGCCTTGTTGTTATATCGCCACGGGCGCGACTGTTTTACATGGAGCCAAGGTTTCCTCCGGCTCGGTGGTTGCCGTCGGAGGCCTGGTTCATGCCGATGCGGTGGTCCCAAAAGATTTCTTCGTGCCGCCTTACGCGATAGCCATAGGCGACCCCGTTCGACTTTACGGCTCAGATGACAAAGAGGAGATCATAAAGGCGATAATGGGCATAGGATTTTCCAAGGTCGCTTTCGATATTGATGCTTCAGGAAAAACGAGGGCAGAGATTCATAAAGAAGCGGCAAGAATCAGGGCGGATGAATATGAGGCTCATTTCTCAGATCAAATAATATCGAAAGATGAGAAAACGCAATCAGGATGA